The proteins below are encoded in one region of Prosthecobacter dejongeii:
- a CDS encoding winged helix-turn-helix domain-containing protein produces the protein MNLVEVRPNGDNASLKDVQVAMEHWTGVKVHGWLIEQLQVELSYNTVIRYLHDLGFNLRVPCKWSLPLLDELAKSVPLKEGVSWVLVLDNASWHKVKSLRWHHFEVLFYRHTARTSIPLSDCG, from the coding sequence TTGAACCTGGTTGAAGTCAGACCCAATGGTGACAACGCCAGCCTGAAAGACGTCCAGGTGGCCATGGAGCACTGGACGGGAGTCAAAGTGCATGGCTGGCTCATAGAACAGCTCCAGGTGGAGCTCAGCTATAACACCGTCATCCGCTATCTCCATGATCTGGGTTTCAACCTGCGGGTGCCGTGCAAGTGGTCTTTGCCGCTTCTGGATGAGCTGGCCAAAAGCGTGCCTTTGAAGGAAGGGGTGAGCTGGGTGCTGGTGCTTGACAATGCGTCCTGGCACAAGGTCAAAAGTCTGCGTTGGCACCATTTCGAAGTGCTGTTTTACCGCCATACAGCCCGGACTTCAATCCCATTGAGCGACTGTGGTTAA
- a CDS encoding transposase: MAPFRSAVLPPYSPDFNPIERLWLRLKSDFFADWIARTGQEFEERICQALNHVMTQPKKTASLCSIRKSFL; the protein is encoded by the coding sequence TTGGCACCATTTCGAAGTGCTGTTTTACCGCCATACAGCCCGGACTTCAATCCCATTGAGCGACTGTGGTTAAGGCTCAAATCGGACTTCTTCGCGGACTGGATTGCCCGCACTGGCCAAGAATTTGAAGAGCGCATCTGCCAAGCGCTCAATCATGTCATGACTCAGCCGAAAAAAACAGCCTCCCTCTGCTCTATCCGGAAATCCTTTCTGTGA
- a CDS encoding ATP-binding protein has protein sequence MIKIRIFVSSPGDVTMERVCAERIIERLKLEYSGRVIIEPFFWEHEPMRATASFNDPENIPLTADFNVVICILWSRLGTMLSKKFRRPNGEQYPSGTAFEIETAVNSYLERQSPDILVYRRTQEVAMPVNDPVESAKRGRQLSALNDFIQRWFFDEDASFKAAINEYRALGQFEAKLEKPLRALIHGYIAKNPADSPVVMPAPSYHGENPFRGLQAYDFEDAKIFFGRSQAIEDVLTTMRNQAAAGRAFTLVHGASGSGKSSLLRAGVIPTMTHLSCVVEGVACWGVATLTPGSTNDSLLEALAAALQGARSLPTLRRDTGDVKALALRLEQNPEGMVPSINSALVLTAQEVQSREALPDLPPTKLVLLVDQIEQIFSDDRRFPREQRKAFAAALNVLARSGIVWVVATTRSDQLGRLTDDLPELAELSQGGQYALLAPTEADMDLMIRMPARAAGVAFEEDPVTGVRLESRLLAEARHAPDGLPLLSFVLRELYARRELVGGVPTMTHACLDELGGLEGAVKSRAEEIYAHYLKNHPAVQNPLKHLARTLVTLGRDKDEPALRRITPLAIFTGAKAELGDLIAALVEGRLLTKTAGVDKQPVIFVTHEALFRKWKDLADAIALNRTFLVLRSRAATSAMDWLERKRARDFLWDRGARLKEAQELLADLDDLDSVEQAFVKASVASAQRRRTQRFIWAAATVAVLGTGAALAMRHLQSVDQTLTDNLAKLSEKEDLKKQLDLAVAALTERAWPKLATPSSGQEQIPEDEEFSEDEEDGNFPSSPTANFPALDVLEISRRLQKLDPDYPRAFAAEVLARIYDDSGLMNKEKQQAEIQRLFGEWSRHGLPKNEVLDLEAQWQWKNGNQATAITTWTSYLRTPGLEDEIKRRLLDRISSYYVEKEMWTEVENIINTSWAWEDHVLAKIRRAKARLRLFKLDLAEKDFEEAKLAAPDLPEVLELGPPLARLLTHRKALATASENLSDSRGKSVPELWLARARILLTAEQYPEALSDLDMANKLTNGRSTAIDFIRVASLIRGGRSVPAGSKIISLKSFYFNSQQWEEWMARSWTNLMNQFIADKVLMADANNAAVLLQRSSGWFQFAQGNLGLADAEAALKIEPDNHLAHYWRAKHLLRLGRFEDALKEATAMQALKTKYIDHIEIKAEAEFGLGQAEAAVRTITEIVQRLPRPYYHELRARYLRKLGKEAEAELDDQAAMKLRN, from the coding sequence ATGATAAAAATACGCATTTTTGTTTCTTCGCCTGGTGATGTGACGATGGAGCGTGTCTGCGCGGAGCGCATCATCGAAAGGCTGAAACTGGAGTATTCGGGACGGGTCATCATCGAGCCCTTTTTCTGGGAGCATGAGCCGATGCGGGCCACGGCCAGTTTTAATGACCCTGAGAACATCCCTCTCACGGCGGATTTTAATGTGGTGATTTGCATTCTCTGGTCCCGCTTAGGCACCATGCTGAGCAAGAAATTTCGTCGGCCTAACGGGGAGCAGTATCCTTCCGGCACAGCTTTTGAGATTGAGACGGCTGTCAATTCGTACCTGGAACGGCAGAGCCCCGACATCCTCGTGTATCGGCGTACGCAGGAAGTGGCGATGCCCGTGAACGATCCGGTGGAGAGTGCTAAACGTGGACGTCAACTTTCCGCCCTGAATGACTTCATTCAGCGGTGGTTCTTTGACGAAGATGCGAGCTTTAAAGCGGCGATCAATGAATACCGGGCTCTGGGGCAATTTGAAGCCAAGCTAGAGAAACCTCTGCGGGCGTTGATCCACGGTTACATCGCCAAAAATCCAGCGGATAGCCCGGTGGTGATGCCAGCGCCTAGCTACCATGGGGAGAATCCGTTTCGCGGTTTGCAGGCGTATGATTTTGAAGATGCCAAGATCTTCTTTGGTCGGTCTCAGGCGATTGAAGACGTCCTCACCACCATGCGGAATCAAGCGGCTGCTGGCAGGGCTTTCACGCTTGTCCACGGGGCCAGCGGCAGTGGTAAATCCTCGCTTTTGCGGGCGGGTGTCATCCCGACGATGACGCACCTGAGTTGTGTGGTGGAAGGGGTGGCTTGCTGGGGCGTGGCGACCTTGACGCCGGGGTCCACCAATGACAGTCTGCTGGAGGCCCTGGCCGCTGCCCTACAGGGCGCGCGTTCGCTCCCCACGCTGCGCCGGGATACAGGTGATGTGAAGGCTTTGGCCCTGAGGCTGGAGCAGAACCCTGAGGGGATGGTGCCCAGCATCAATTCCGCCCTTGTCCTCACGGCTCAGGAAGTACAGTCGCGTGAGGCGCTGCCGGATCTGCCGCCTACGAAGCTGGTTTTGCTGGTGGATCAGATTGAGCAAATTTTCTCGGATGATCGCCGCTTTCCACGGGAACAAAGAAAAGCCTTTGCGGCGGCGCTCAATGTCCTGGCGCGTTCCGGCATCGTCTGGGTCGTGGCCACGACCCGGAGTGACCAGCTCGGTCGCCTAACCGATGATCTGCCAGAGCTGGCGGAGCTTTCCCAGGGCGGGCAGTATGCCCTGCTGGCACCCACGGAGGCGGACATGGACCTCATGATCCGCATGCCAGCACGCGCTGCGGGAGTGGCTTTTGAGGAAGACCCCGTCACGGGAGTGCGGCTAGAGAGCCGCCTGCTGGCGGAGGCCAGGCACGCACCGGATGGCCTACCGCTGCTGAGCTTCGTTTTACGAGAGCTGTATGCCCGACGTGAGCTGGTGGGCGGCGTCCCCACCATGACCCATGCCTGCCTGGATGAACTGGGAGGACTGGAGGGCGCGGTGAAATCACGGGCGGAGGAGATCTACGCCCACTATTTAAAGAACCATCCGGCGGTGCAAAATCCGCTGAAACACCTAGCCCGCACACTCGTCACTCTGGGCCGGGACAAGGATGAACCAGCCCTGCGGCGCATCACGCCCCTGGCCATTTTTACGGGGGCTAAGGCGGAGCTGGGGGATCTCATCGCCGCTTTGGTGGAGGGGCGTTTGCTCACGAAAACCGCTGGGGTGGACAAGCAGCCAGTGATCTTCGTCACCCATGAAGCCCTGTTTCGTAAGTGGAAGGATCTGGCCGATGCCATCGCTCTGAACCGCACCTTTTTGGTTCTTCGCTCACGCGCGGCCACCTCGGCCATGGACTGGCTGGAAAGGAAACGCGCCCGCGATTTCTTGTGGGATCGAGGGGCGCGGCTCAAGGAGGCTCAGGAACTTCTGGCGGATCTGGATGACCTGGACTCGGTCGAGCAAGCGTTTGTCAAAGCTTCCGTGGCCTCGGCTCAGCGGCGGCGCACGCAGCGTTTCATCTGGGCTGCTGCCACCGTCGCAGTTCTGGGCACGGGAGCTGCCCTCGCGATGAGGCACCTGCAATCGGTGGATCAGACCCTGACGGATAACTTGGCCAAGCTGAGTGAAAAAGAAGACCTGAAAAAGCAGTTGGATCTAGCTGTCGCAGCCCTCACTGAACGTGCCTGGCCCAAACTGGCCACACCTTCATCTGGGCAAGAACAGATCCCCGAAGATGAGGAGTTCAGCGAAGATGAAGAAGATGGAAATTTCCCCTCTTCACCGACGGCCAATTTTCCAGCGCTGGATGTATTGGAGATTTCACGCCGCTTGCAGAAGCTGGACCCGGATTACCCACGGGCTTTTGCAGCGGAGGTGCTGGCGCGGATTTACGATGATTCAGGCTTGATGAACAAGGAGAAGCAGCAGGCCGAGATCCAACGCCTGTTTGGCGAATGGAGCCGCCATGGCTTGCCCAAAAATGAAGTGCTGGATCTGGAAGCTCAGTGGCAATGGAAAAATGGCAATCAAGCCACAGCCATCACTACCTGGACGAGCTACCTGCGCACGCCGGGGCTTGAAGATGAGATCAAGCGCCGACTGCTGGATCGCATCTCCAGCTACTACGTGGAGAAGGAGATGTGGACCGAGGTGGAAAACATCATCAATACCAGTTGGGCCTGGGAGGACCATGTTTTGGCCAAAATCCGCCGGGCAAAAGCACGCCTGCGATTATTCAAACTGGACCTCGCCGAAAAAGATTTTGAAGAGGCCAAGCTAGCCGCGCCGGACCTGCCGGAAGTGCTCGAACTGGGGCCACCACTGGCACGCCTGCTCACCCACCGAAAGGCTCTGGCAACAGCTTCGGAAAATCTCTCTGATAGCCGGGGAAAATCCGTGCCGGAACTCTGGCTGGCGCGAGCCCGCATCCTGTTGACAGCAGAGCAATATCCTGAAGCTCTGAGTGATCTGGACATGGCGAATAAGCTCACCAATGGTCGATCCACGGCCATTGATTTCATCCGTGTCGCCAGCTTGATCCGTGGCGGTAGGAGCGTGCCTGCGGGCAGCAAAATCATCTCGCTCAAGTCTTTCTATTTTAACAGTCAACAGTGGGAAGAATGGATGGCACGTTCTTGGACTAATCTCATGAACCAATTCATCGCCGACAAGGTGCTGATGGCGGATGCGAACAATGCGGCGGTCCTGCTCCAGCGCTCATCCGGCTGGTTTCAATTTGCTCAAGGGAACCTCGGTCTTGCCGATGCGGAAGCGGCTTTAAAGATCGAGCCGGACAATCACCTCGCTCACTACTGGCGTGCGAAGCACCTGCTGCGGTTGGGGCGTTTTGAAGATGCTTTGAAGGAGGCCACAGCGATGCAGGCGCTCAAGACCAAGTACATTGACCACATCGAGATCAAGGCCGAGGCCGAGTTCGGTCTGGGGCAGGCGGAGGCCGCTGTGCGCACCATCACAGAGATAGTGCAGAGACTGCCGCGACCCTACTACCACGAGCTGCGAGCGCGCTACCTCCGAAAGCTGGGTAAAGAAGCTGAGGCGGAGCTGGACGACCAGGCCGCGATGAAACTGCGCAATTAG